The Thermoanaerobaculia bacterium genome has a window encoding:
- a CDS encoding zinc-dependent metalloprotease, whose amino-acid sequence MMVRLPPSQGERQTIGEYIYYEGIVSGLGSNPVGLDRGQVGEPRILRLRELGGKVLFELVNLRFRALSDSPAEARAVEESFANSVIWSAEVAARDADGSLLIDLGPFLLRDAHGVAERLAESGQGGFALDRDKSAIDVNRCLAFPDNLEFESLLTFTGAKPGDEVRGVAVEPRALSFVQHQSFVRLPDAGYSPREFDPRMGSFAISFHDYAAPLARPIERRWIVRHRLQGVEASADADRPSPVRKPIVYYVDRAAPEPIRSALLEGAGWWARAFAAAGFENAFRVELLPEGADPLDLRFNVIQWVHRATRGWSYGGGVVDPRTGEQLKGHVTLGSLRVRQDRLLFEGLAGAAKSGSGLPDDPVVLALARIRQLAAHEVGHALGFSHNFAASSYGRASVMDYPAPLVRIDGQGELDFSEAYGVGVGEWDLHAVNWAYREFPPGTAEPAALEAIVQSGLRRNLYFLTDGDARPAAAANPRASLWDNGEDPVAALEQTMRVRRIALARFGEANLRVGEPLSALEEVLVPVYFHHRFQLQAAAKVVGGLDYRYALNGDSTPSALARAVSPERQRRAIAVLLETLDPAVLDLPDETLRRLLPRPHGYEANREMFASRTAPAFDSLGAAATAADMTIRLLLQPARAARMVDFHRRNAAHPDFDELLTALVDKVFLDSALFEPRQAEIARAAQRVLTDRLIELSGNGAAPAWVRSRTDGALADLLQRMDLLVALDPAEKAHFSAVTAEIGRHLARPAAPTVVTRQAAPEPPGEPIGSLQEDLDFGGGGLVFDQAGDCDFPLPR is encoded by the coding sequence GTGATGGTCCGGCTCCCGCCGTCGCAGGGGGAGCGACAGACGATCGGGGAGTACATCTACTACGAAGGCATCGTTTCGGGTCTGGGCTCGAATCCGGTCGGGCTCGATCGCGGGCAGGTCGGGGAGCCCCGCATCCTGCGCCTTCGCGAGCTTGGCGGCAAGGTCCTCTTCGAGCTCGTCAACCTGCGTTTCCGGGCGTTGAGCGACTCGCCCGCGGAGGCGCGGGCCGTCGAGGAGTCGTTCGCGAACTCCGTGATCTGGAGCGCCGAGGTCGCCGCACGCGATGCCGACGGCAGTCTGCTGATCGACCTCGGACCATTTCTCCTGCGCGACGCGCACGGGGTCGCGGAGCGTCTGGCGGAAAGCGGGCAGGGCGGATTCGCACTCGACCGCGACAAGAGCGCCATCGACGTCAACCGGTGCCTCGCTTTTCCCGACAATCTCGAGTTCGAGTCGCTGCTCACCTTCACGGGTGCGAAACCGGGCGACGAGGTGCGCGGCGTCGCCGTCGAGCCGCGCGCCCTCTCCTTCGTGCAGCACCAGTCGTTCGTGCGCCTGCCCGATGCGGGCTATTCGCCGCGCGAGTTCGATCCGCGAATGGGCTCTTTCGCGATCTCGTTCCATGACTACGCCGCACCTCTCGCGCGCCCGATCGAGCGGCGGTGGATCGTCCGTCACCGCCTGCAGGGCGTCGAAGCATCCGCCGACGCCGACCGGCCCTCACCGGTGCGCAAACCGATCGTCTACTACGTGGATCGCGCGGCGCCCGAGCCGATCCGCAGCGCGCTGCTCGAAGGGGCCGGCTGGTGGGCCCGGGCCTTCGCCGCGGCCGGATTCGAGAACGCCTTCCGGGTCGAGCTGCTGCCGGAGGGGGCCGATCCTCTCGACCTGCGCTTCAACGTGATCCAGTGGGTGCATCGCGCGACACGCGGCTGGTCGTATGGCGGGGGGGTGGTCGATCCGCGCACCGGAGAACAGCTCAAGGGGCATGTCACCCTGGGCTCGTTGCGGGTGCGCCAGGACAGGCTGCTCTTCGAGGGGCTCGCGGGCGCCGCGAAGAGCGGCAGCGGCCTGCCCGACGATCCCGTGGTGCTCGCCCTGGCGCGCATCCGACAGCTCGCTGCGCACGAGGTCGGACACGCGCTCGGCTTTTCCCACAACTTCGCCGCCAGCAGCTACGGACGAGCCTCGGTGATGGACTATCCCGCGCCGCTGGTGCGCATCGACGGCCAGGGCGAGCTCGACTTCTCGGAGGCCTACGGAGTCGGCGTCGGTGAGTGGGATCTGCACGCGGTGAACTGGGCCTATCGCGAATTCCCGCCGGGGACTGCGGAGCCGGCCGCCCTCGAAGCGATCGTGCAGTCCGGACTGCGACGAAACCTCTACTTCCTGACCGACGGCGATGCCCGCCCCGCGGCGGCGGCCAATCCCAGGGCGAGCCTGTGGGACAACGGCGAGGATCCGGTCGCGGCGCTCGAGCAGACGATGCGGGTGCGGCGCATCGCGCTGGCGCGGTTCGGCGAGGCGAATCTGCGCGTCGGCGAACCGCTGTCGGCGCTCGAAGAGGTGCTGGTCCCGGTCTATTTTCATCATCGGTTCCAGCTGCAGGCGGCGGCCAAGGTCGTAGGCGGTCTCGACTATCGCTACGCCCTGAACGGCGACTCCACCCCCAGTGCCCTGGCCCGGGCGGTCTCGCCGGAGCGTCAGCGGCGGGCGATCGCCGTCCTGCTCGAGACCCTCGATCCTGCGGTCCTGGATCTGCCGGACGAGACGCTGCGAAGGCTCCTGCCGCGGCCGCACGGCTACGAGGCGAACCGCGAGATGTTCGCCTCGAGGACGGCGCCGGCGTTCGATTCCCTGGGGGCCGCCGCGACCGCCGCCGACATGACGATCCGCCTCCTGCTGCAGCCGGCACGGGCGGCACGGATGGTCGACTTCCATCGTCGGAACGCGGCGCATCCCGACTTCGACGAGCTGCTGACCGCCCTGGTGGACAAGGTCTTTCTCGACAGTGCCCTGTTCGAGCCCCGCCAGGCGGAGATTGCGCGCGCCGCGCAGCGAGTGCTGACCGACCGCCTGATCGAGCTCTCGGGCAACGGCGCGGCGCCAGCCTGGGTGCGGTCGCGCACCGACGGCGCGCTGGCCGACCTGCTGCAGAGAATGGACCTGCTCGTGGCCCTCGATCCGGCCGAGAAGGCGCATTTCTCGGCCGTGACCGCCGAGATCGGCAGACATCTGGCGCGCCCGGCCGCTCCCACCGTCGTGACGCGGCAAGCGGCGCCCGAGCCGCCCGGGGAGCCGATCGGCAGCCTGCAGGAGGATCTCGACTTCGGCGGCGGAGGCCTCGTCTTCGACCAGGCGGGCGATTGCGACTTCCCGCTGCCGCGCTGA
- a CDS encoding M20/M25/M40 family metallo-hydrolase: MSTSQESRERVPAGLPEELFQEAVALLVRLTATSSPSDDPPALHRMAAILAVELRVRGLEVTIRLEPDEQGRPLPVVDAFRPATAPVRPPRSSTTAASELLPILLIGHFDTVLPASTPRLEGGRLVATGAIDMKGGIVAFLGALDLVARRGGGLPALHLVLVPDEEVGGAISRRAVATAGATARALWVLEPGELTAAGETLVTGRRGMFHWQLGAQGRTAHSGLAYWQGRSAVVAAAEWIQLATALSRPNGGPTVNVARFVGGESGFVEALRNSVPPEAGGGSGGSALLGTAHQLNVVPDRALVEGEARFLRSAEEALLARDLAALAGTVAARHQVELVFTRDAAIAPVDSAGLPRAQADLAVRLAAEAGWELLREEDRGGISFPNFLEQPGRIPVLDGLGPAGGGMHTREEHVELASLSRRIRLLADLLQTEGELTAAG; encoded by the coding sequence ATGTCCACGTCGCAGGAGTCCCGGGAGCGGGTCCCCGCTGGTCTGCCGGAGGAGCTCTTCCAGGAGGCTGTAGCGCTGCTCGTCCGACTCACGGCCACGAGCTCCCCCAGCGACGACCCGCCGGCGCTCCATCGGATGGCGGCGATCCTCGCCGTCGAGCTCCGTGTCCGCGGCCTCGAGGTCACGATCCGGCTCGAGCCCGACGAGCAAGGCAGGCCCTTGCCGGTCGTCGATGCCTTCCGCCCGGCAACGGCCCCGGTGCGCCCGCCACGCAGCTCGACGACGGCCGCGTCGGAGCTTCTCCCCATCCTCCTGATCGGGCATTTCGACACCGTGCTCCCGGCTTCGACGCCCCGGCTCGAGGGTGGTCGCTTGGTGGCGACCGGGGCCATCGACATGAAGGGCGGCATCGTCGCCTTCCTGGGTGCGCTCGACCTCGTCGCGCGACGTGGCGGAGGCCTCCCGGCCCTGCATCTGGTGCTGGTTCCCGATGAGGAGGTCGGAGGCGCGATCTCGCGGCGCGCCGTCGCGACGGCGGGCGCCACCGCGCGGGCACTCTGGGTGCTCGAACCGGGCGAGCTTACGGCCGCCGGAGAGACCCTGGTCACCGGCAGGAGAGGGATGTTTCACTGGCAGCTCGGGGCGCAGGGCCGGACAGCACACTCCGGCCTCGCCTACTGGCAGGGCCGCTCGGCGGTCGTCGCGGCCGCGGAGTGGATTCAACTCGCGACCGCGCTCTCCCGACCGAACGGCGGGCCGACGGTCAACGTCGCGCGCTTCGTCGGCGGCGAAAGCGGCTTCGTCGAAGCGCTTCGCAACAGCGTGCCGCCCGAAGCGGGAGGAGGTAGCGGTGGCAGCGCGCTGCTCGGCACCGCTCACCAGCTGAATGTCGTTCCGGATCGCGCCCTGGTCGAAGGGGAGGCGCGTTTTCTCCGTTCTGCAGAAGAGGCGCTTCTGGCGCGCGATCTCGCCGCGTTGGCGGGCACGGTCGCAGCCCGGCACCAGGTCGAGCTCGTCTTCACCCGCGACGCCGCGATTGCGCCGGTCGATTCCGCGGGGCTGCCGAGAGCACAGGCCGACCTCGCCGTGCGCCTGGCTGCCGAAGCCGGATGGGAGCTCCTCCGCGAGGAGGACCGGGGAGGCATCTCGTTTCCGAACTTCCTCGAACAACCCGGGCGAATTCCCGTCCTCGACGGACTCGGTCCGGCCGGCGGGGGCATGCACACGCGCGAGGAGCACGTCGAGCTCGCGTCGCTGTCGCGCCGCATCCGTCTCCTGGCCGACCTGCTGCAGACCGAAGGTGAGCTGACGGCCGCAGGCTGA
- a CDS encoding glutaminyl-peptide cyclotransferase, whose protein sequence is MATPETRLELEVIATYPHDPRAFTQGLLWHRGRLYESTGLHGRSSLREVEPSTGRVLRRLELDPQRFAEGLALVGDRLFQLTYQSESGWVWDLETFTLAREFKYQGEGWGLTFDGTSLIQSDGSERLTFRSPVDFSPQRELLVLRAGRPQFYLNELEWVNGEIWANVWQSDEILRIDPQTGRVTGVLDASQLLSPTERRGTDVLNGIAWDAERGLFLLTGKLWPRLFAVKIRPAGVAAH, encoded by the coding sequence ATGGCGACACCCGAAACACGGCTGGAGCTCGAGGTGATCGCCACGTACCCGCACGACCCGCGAGCCTTCACCCAGGGTCTCCTCTGGCATCGTGGCCGGCTCTACGAAAGCACCGGCCTGCACGGGCGCTCGTCGCTGCGCGAGGTCGAACCGTCGACCGGGCGCGTCCTGCGCCGCCTCGAGCTCGACCCGCAACGGTTCGCTGAAGGCCTGGCGCTGGTGGGCGATCGGCTGTTCCAGCTCACCTATCAGAGCGAATCCGGATGGGTCTGGGACCTCGAGACCTTCACCCTGGCTCGCGAGTTCAAGTATCAGGGAGAGGGTTGGGGTCTGACCTTCGACGGCACTTCGCTCATCCAGAGCGACGGCAGCGAACGCCTCACCTTCCGTTCTCCGGTCGATTTCTCACCGCAGCGCGAGCTCCTCGTCCTGCGCGCCGGCAGGCCCCAGTTCTACCTGAACGAGCTCGAGTGGGTGAACGGGGAGATCTGGGCCAACGTCTGGCAGAGCGACGAGATCCTGCGCATCGACCCACAGACCGGCCGGGTCACCGGCGTGCTCGACGCCTCGCAACTGCTCTCTCCGACGGAGCGCCGCGGAACCGACGTGCTGAACGGCATCGCCTGGGACGCGGAGCGCGGTCTCTTTCTGCTCACCGGAAAACTCTGGCCACGGCTGTTCGCGGTGAAGATCCGCCCGGCCGGAGTCGCGGCGCACTGA